A genomic region of Miscanthus floridulus cultivar M001 chromosome 3, ASM1932011v1, whole genome shotgun sequence contains the following coding sequences:
- the LOC136544889 gene encoding protein LEO1 homolog: MAGGDRERDAEEETRNLMMQNLFGDQSEDEDEADDDDDVVEVVDEDDGHQQQLLSPPQHHQELEDDADEEEEDDARSHAPARHGGYHSEEVDGEAENGGEGEGEGESEGQVGMDEESEGEAHRADLDQGESDGDKVQSSPERELDDQRMEPDARGMDSEDEGYQQRTVSSRRRGVVASESEGSEDNYYAYGAQEDEEPRQTRKQSFPMEEERDHEVVRDVFGESDEDEPAPYRARHEIDEESHRSPLEDEGQYEKGMQPDDVVADEDMRYESDDNRELKPKEKPVGPPLDLVVPFKQPPAQPDKMNVIKVSNIMGIDPKPFDPKTYVEEDVFVTDESGTKKRIRLEDNIVRWRTVRNADGTTSCESNARFVKWKDGSMQLLIGNEVLDISVHEAYHDQSHLFLRHGKGILQSQGRLLHKMRFMPSSLSSKSHRLLTALVDSQNKKTVKMQKWFETKDPEKAKMEKERNQGQTIRAHSILQRKREKVNRKYTQPARPRRQLSPGFLEDALDEDEEPDYGSRRMAGRRRFEDELEAEALAERRIINAKKSNMSRNVPRKPLYPPARPPRRQADEYSESEREESEYETDGEDIEHSPRRGRADELDEEDEYEEDVEEEVPLSDEEMEAPKRKRESGGGGHRREELVSEDDDDDDSPPRKQPVVQHRRKAVVFDDSDED; this comes from the exons ATGGCGGGCGGCGACCGGGAGCGGGACGCGGAGGAGGAGACGCGGAACCTGATGATGCAGAACCTATTCGGGGACCAgtcggaggacgaggacgaggcggacgacgacgacgacgtcgtcGAGGTCGTCGATGAGGACGACGGCCACCAGCAACAGCTGCTGTCGCCCCCGCAGCACCACCAGGAGCTGGAAGACGacgccgacgaggaggaggaggacgacgcccGCAGCCACGCGCCCGCCCGCCACGGCGGATACCACTCC GAAGAAGTGGATGGTGAGGCAGAGAATGGAGGGGAAGGTGAAGGTGAAGGCGAAAGTGAGGGCCAAGTTGGAATGGACGAGGAAAGTGAAGGCGAAGCTCATCGTGccgatcttgatcaaggagaaaGTGATGGGGACAAAGTCCAGAGCTCCCCAGAAAGAGAACTCGATGACCAGAGGATGGAACCTGATGCAAGAGGAATGGATAGCGAAGATGAAGGCTACCAGCAGAGGACAGTATCTAGCAGAAGAAGGGGAGTTGTTGCCTCTGAATCCGAGGGATCGGAAGATAATTACTATGCTTATGGAGCTCAAGAAGACGAGGAACCTCGCCAAACAAGGAAACAAAG CTTTCCGATGGAGGAAGAAAGAGATCATGAAGTAGTTCGCGATGTGTTTGGTGAGAGCGATGAAGATGAACCAGCTCCATATCGCGCTCGGCATGAAATTGATGAAGAATCTCAT aGATCTCCCTTGGAGGATGAAGGCCAGTATGAGAAGGGCATGCAACCAGATGACGTTGTGGCTGATGAAGATATGCGATATGAATCTGATGATAATCGTGAACTGAAACCAAAAGAGAAACCAGTCGGTCCACCGCTAGACTTGGTGGTCCCATTTAAGCAACCACCAGCTCAACCTGACAAA ATGAATGTGATCAAGGTATCAAACATTATGGGGATCGACCCTAAACCCTTTGATCCAAAAACATATGTGGAAGAAGATGTTTTTGTTACAGATGAATCTGGGACTAAGAAAAGGATACGGCTGGAGGACAATATTGTGCGGTGGAGAACCGTTAGGAATGCAGATGGCACTACATCT TGTGAAAGCAATGCACGCTTTGTAAAATGGAAGGATGGAAGTATGCAGCTTCTGATTGGCAATGAGGTTCTTGATATATCTGTACATGAGGCGTATCATGACCAGTCCCATCTGTTTTTGAGGCATGGGAAG GGAATTCTACAATCACAAGGAAGGCTTTTGCACAAAATGCGATTTATGCCATCCTCCTTGTCTTCAAAGTCACATCGCTTATTAACTGCCCTGGTTGATTCTCAGAATAAGAAAACTGTTAAGATGCAAAAATGGTTTGAGACTAAGGATCCTGAGAAAGCAAAAATGGAAAAAGAAAGG AATCAGGGCCAAACTATTCGAGCCCATTCGATCCTTCAACGCAAGAGAGAAAAAGTGAACCGCAAGTACACACAACCTGCCCGGCCAAGGCGTCAGCTTTCTCCAGGGTTCTTAGAAGATGCTCTAGATGAG GATGAGGAGCCTGACTATGGTTCTCGGCGAATGGCAGGTCGTAGGCGTTTTGAGGATGAATTGGAGGCTGAAGCACTAGCTGAGAGGCGTATCATTAACGCGAAGAAG TCAAATATGAGCAGAAATGTTCCCCGCAAACCACTGTACCCTCCTGCTCGTCCACCGAGACGTCAAGCCGATGAATACTCGGAGAGTGAGAGGGAGGAGTCAGAGTATGAAACTGATGGTGAGGATATTGAACATTCACCACGTCGTGGAAGGGCGGATGAGCTGGATGAGGAGGACGAGTATGAGGAAGACGTTGAAGAAGAAGTGCCTctgtcggatgaagaaatggaG GCACCGAAACGAAAGAGAGAATCAGGGGGTGGTGGGCACAGGCGTGAGGAGCTGGTGtccgaggatgacgacgatgacgattcTCCACCAAGGAAGCAGCCGGTTGTTCAGCATCGTAGAAAGGCTGTCGTGTTTGATGACAGCGACGAGGACTAA